The Candidatus Methylomirabilota bacterium genome includes the window GTCAGCCCGGCCTGCTGGTCGTCCGGCACGGTGACGACGACCAGCGCCGCGTCCTCGGCATCCGCGGCCTCCAGGATGCGACGCTGGGCGGCGTTGCCGAAGATGCACGGCAGCTTCCGCGCACGCAAGCCCTTCACGATGTCGGGATTCATCTCGATGACCACGTACGGGAGGTGGAACGTCTCCAGGGCCTCGCCGACCGCGCTCCCCACCCGCCCGTACCCGCACAGCACCACGTGATCCTGCAGCCGGCTGGGGAGCTCGGACAGGGCCGTGGAGGGCCTCCGCAAGCGTCCCTCGGCCGCCCACTTGGACGCCACCCGCACCAGGCCGGCGTTCATGAGAATCGTCAGGAGCGAGGCGCCCAGGGTGGCGTTGTAGATGTCGTCGCCGACGGCGCCCACGCTGCGCGCCACGTGGACGAGCACGAACGAGAACTCACCGATCTGGGCAAGCCCCAGGCCGACCAGGATCGCCACGGACACCGGATAACCGAACAGCCACGTGATGGTGGAGCGGATGGTGAGCTTGCCCAGGACGATCAGGCCGACCACCAGCGCCAGCAGCGCCGGCTGGGAGAGCAGCTGAGACGGATCGAGCAGGACGCCGAGCGTCACGAAGAAGAAGGCCACGAACACGTCGCGGAGCGGAAGCAGGCGGGCCAGCGTCTCGTGAGCGTAGTCGGAGCCGCTGATCGTGAGCCCGGCCAGAAAGGCCCCCAGGGCCAGCGAGAGCCCGACGGCCTGGGTGAACGCCGCCAGCCCCAGGCCCACGCCCAGGGCCACCAGCAGGAAGAGCTCGGGGTTGCGGGTGCGGGCCACCCGCGTCAGGAGATGGGGCACTGCCCGGGCCGCCAGATAGGCGAACGGAATCAGGATGACGGCCGCTCGGAACAGGGCCAGGCCGATCTCGCCCAGGTCGCGCCCCTGGAACGCGCCGAGAGCCGGCATGAGCACGATGAGGACCACGACGGCAAGGTCCTCGGCCAGCGCGGTGCCGATGAGGATTCGGCCGTGGCGGGAGTGTAGCTCGCCCCGGTCGAGCAGCAGTCGGATGAGCACCATCGTGCTGCTGACGGAGATCACCATGCCGACCGCCGCGCCTTGCAGCAGGGGCGCGCCCAGCAGGCCCCAGACTCCCATGGCCAGGCCGATCGTGAGCAGGATGCCCAGGGGGCCGCCCACGAGCGCCACCCACTTCACACGCCCCAGGTCCTTGAGGGTGAACTCGATGCCGATGGAGAACATGAGGAGCACGACCCCGATCTCGGCGAAGAGCTCGAACGTACGGATGTCCGAGACGGAGGGCCCCGGCGTGAGCGGACTCACCAGAACGCCGCCCAGGACGTAGCCGAGGATGAGCGGCTGCCGCGCCAACCGCGCCAGCGTCCCGCCCAGAACGGCGGCGGCGAAGACCAGCGCCAGATCGACAAAAAATGCCGGGTGCGTGACCATGCGCTCCGCGGGCGGTGCCGGGCCCGCGCGAGCATGATACTGTAATGTCGCCGGGCCGACGCGCATGAGCCTCACCGTCCTCACCAACGCCTTCCTCATCGACTGCACCGGCCGCGATCCCGTCGAGGGCGCGGCGCTCGTCGTCGAGGACGATCGCATCAAGGACGTCGCGCCCGCCGGCCGGGTCGGTCCCCTACCGGGCGCCGTCACCACGCTCGATTGCCGGGGCGCCACGCTGATGCCCGGGCTCACCGACGCCCACGTCCACATCTGCGCCGTCACGGAGAACGTCCTCGAGCAGCACCGGCACTACCCGCCGAGCTACATCGCCGCGCGGGCCATGCGTCGGGCCGAGGAGTGCCTGATGCAGGGCTTCACCACCGCGCGCGACGCCGGCGGGGCCGACTCCGGCTTCCGGCTGGTCCTGGAGGAGGGCCACTTCCACGGCCCGCGCCTGTTGGTCTCGGGCCACTACATCTCGCAGACGGGCGGCCACGGCGACGTGCGGCGCCCGGCCGAGACGACCGGGCCGGTCGACTGCTGCCTGGGGATGATCGGCGCCATCGCCGACGGGGAGGACGAGGTGCGCCGAGCCGTGCGGGAGCAGCTCCGGCGCGGCGCCGACCAGATCAAGGTGATGGCGTCGGGCGGGGCCATGTCGCCGGCCGACGAGCTCGACACCACCCAGTACTCGGTGGCCGAGCTGCGAGCCGCCGCCGAAGAGGCGCGAGCGGCCGGCACCTATGTCCTGGCCCACGCCTACTCCGACAGCGCCGTCCGGCGCGCCGTCGAAGCCGGCATCCGCTCCATCGAGCACGGCAACCTGATCGGCGAGGCCGCCGCCCAGGCGATCCACGGAGCGGGGGCGTTCCTC containing:
- a CDS encoding cation:proton antiporter, encoding MVTHPAFFVDLALVFAAAVLGGTLARLARQPLILGYVLGGVLVSPLTPGPSVSDIRTFELFAEIGVVLLMFSIGIEFTLKDLGRVKWVALVGGPLGILLTIGLAMGVWGLLGAPLLQGAAVGMVISVSSTMVLIRLLLDRGELHSRHGRILIGTALAEDLAVVVLIVLMPALGAFQGRDLGEIGLALFRAAVILIPFAYLAARAVPHLLTRVARTRNPELFLLVALGVGLGLAAFTQAVGLSLALGAFLAGLTISGSDYAHETLARLLPLRDVFVAFFFVTLGVLLDPSQLLSQPALLALVVGLIVLGKLTIRSTITWLFGYPVSVAILVGLGLAQIGEFSFVLVHVARSVGAVGDDIYNATLGASLLTILMNAGLVRVASKWAAEGRLRRPSTALSELPSRLQDHVVLCGYGRVGSAVGEALETFHLPYVVIEMNPDIVKGLRARKLPCIFGNAAQRRILEAADAEDAALVVVTVPDDQQAGLTVRSARALNPRVPIVARAHNRAADEALRAAGATEVIQPELEAGLTLIRHGLGHLALPKDSLIAYLEVLREALSGEPDRARQARQGLPEVREIRVGSDGISDQPLAEARLRERFGIVVVRIERPDGVVVMSPDAETILRPGDRIRIFGLPRQIEAFLAETGLRQ
- a CDS encoding amidohydrolase family protein, which encodes MSLTVLTNAFLIDCTGRDPVEGAALVVEDDRIKDVAPAGRVGPLPGAVTTLDCRGATLMPGLTDAHVHICAVTENVLEQHRHYPPSYIAARAMRRAEECLMQGFTTARDAGGADSGFRLVLEEGHFHGPRLLVSGHYISQTGGHGDVRRPAETTGPVDCCLGMIGAIADGEDEVRRAVREQLRRGADQIKVMASGGAMSPADELDTTQYSVAELRAAAEEARAAGTYVLAHAYSDSAVRRAVEAGIRSIEHGNLIGEAAAQAIHGAGAFLVPTMVTYEAIYREGKRYGIGDHQIQKIALAREQSVQGLTHAYRAGCKIGSGSDLLGDMAAHRAVELELKGQVMRPMDVLMSATRVNAELFRMEDRIGTLEPGKYADLIVVAGNPLRNLRIFQNADNLKVIIRGGRLIKQAL